A DNA window from Candidatus Bodocaedibacter vickermanii contains the following coding sequences:
- the ndhC gene encoding NADH-quinone oxidoreductase subunit A, protein MNLEEYLPILVFVGAGLFIATVFVALAFIRGNRTVYDDKIAPYECGFDAFNTGRIRFDIRYYLVAILFVLFDLEIALLFPWAVTFLELGWSAFAGVFSFLFILLIGFIYEWKKGALEWD, encoded by the coding sequence ATGAATTTAGAAGAATATTTACCAATTTTGGTGTTTGTTGGTGCAGGATTGTTTATTGCAACGGTGTTTGTTGCATTAGCCTTTATTCGAGGCAATCGAACTGTTTACGACGATAAAATTGCTCCTTATGAATGTGGGTTTGATGCGTTTAATACGGGACGCATTCGCTTTGACATTCGCTATTACTTAGTTGCCATTTTATTTGTGCTGTTTGATTTAGAAATCGCACTTTTATTTCCATGGGCTGTCACCTTTTTAGAGCTGGGATGGTCAGCGTTTGCTGGCGTCTTTAGTTTCTTATTTATTCTGTTAATTGGATTTATTTATGAGTGGAAAAAGGGAGCCTTGGAATGGGATTAG
- a CDS encoding NAD(P)/FAD-dependent oxidoreductase: MIHTDVVIIGAGPAGLFSIFQCGMMGLKTHVVDALDFIGGQCTALYPEKPIYDIPAYPAVSAEGLIEQLRLQAEPFNPVYHLSQSVVSIEPIDTQWQVTTNKGTVIQAKGIIIAAGAGAFGPNRPPLDDIQSFEGTSVFYAVHQRQRFAGKHIVIAGGGDSAVDWAISLSEIAASISMVHRRANFRAAPESVSRMNALVDEGKITLVTPYQLSGLKGDNGQLTDVIVETLDGQLKTLTADVLLPFFGLQMDLGPLADWGLNIDNKHITVAPHTMETNLSGIFAVGDISTYPGKLKLILCGFSEVAMAAHTLRSRLFPETVFHFEYSTTKGIPPL, from the coding sequence ATGATTCATACAGATGTCGTAATTATTGGGGCGGGTCCCGCAGGTTTATTTAGTATTTTCCAATGTGGAATGATGGGATTAAAAACCCACGTAGTTGACGCTTTAGATTTTATTGGCGGACAATGCACGGCACTGTATCCTGAAAAACCTATTTATGATATCCCTGCTTACCCGGCTGTTTCTGCGGAAGGTTTAATTGAACAACTTAGGTTACAAGCTGAACCCTTTAACCCAGTATATCACCTGAGCCAAAGCGTCGTATCCATCGAACCGATTGACACCCAATGGCAGGTCACGACTAACAAAGGAACCGTGATTCAAGCTAAGGGAATTATTATCGCAGCGGGCGCGGGAGCTTTTGGCCCCAATCGTCCGCCATTAGACGACATACAATCCTTTGAAGGAACCTCTGTTTTTTATGCGGTGCATCAACGTCAACGCTTTGCGGGCAAACACATTGTAATTGCTGGCGGGGGTGATTCTGCCGTGGACTGGGCGATTTCATTGTCTGAAATTGCAGCCTCTATTTCAATGGTGCATCGTCGTGCCAACTTTCGTGCAGCGCCTGAAAGCGTCTCTCGAATGAATGCATTGGTTGATGAGGGCAAAATTACATTAGTAACTCCTTATCAACTTTCAGGATTAAAAGGTGACAATGGTCAACTAACAGACGTCATTGTGGAAACTTTGGACGGTCAATTAAAAACATTAACGGCTGATGTACTTCTGCCCTTCTTTGGCTTGCAAATGGATTTAGGTCCTTTAGCTGATTGGGGATTAAACATTGATAATAAACATATCACAGTTGCACCACATACGATGGAAACTAACTTATCCGGTATTTTTGCGGTGGGTGATATCTCCACCTATCCTGGAAAATTAAAGCTTATTTTGTGTGGATTTTCAGAAGTTGCTATGGCTGCACACACGTTACGTTCCAGACTATTTCCAGAAACTGTTTTTCATTTTGAATATTCAACCACAAAAGGAATCCCCCCTCTATAA
- the tnpA gene encoding IS200/IS605 family transposase has protein sequence MTDYSKTSHTVFYHRYHLVWITKYRKRVLSGELRLRVREVIAQVADELGVKVCNGVLSADHVHIFVEISPHVSVSEFVKIAKGRLSRKIQQEFPNIKKEYWGRHFWGRGFFSSTSGNVTDDIINAYINNHTDSFQSNNLSNISLE, from the coding sequence ATGACAGATTATAGCAAAACCAGCCACACCGTATTTTACCATAGATATCACTTAGTATGGATCACCAAGTATCGTAAACGAGTTCTAAGTGGTGAATTAAGATTACGAGTGCGTGAGGTGATCGCACAGGTTGCTGATGAACTGGGTGTTAAGGTTTGCAATGGCGTGTTGTCAGCAGATCATGTGCATATTTTTGTAGAAATATCTCCCCACGTATCGGTCAGTGAATTTGTAAAAATAGCAAAGGGACGATTGTCAAGAAAGATTCAGCAGGAGTTTCCTAATATCAAGAAAGAATATTGGGGAAGACACTTCTGGGGGCGAGGGTTCTTTAGTTCAACGAGCGGCAATGTTACTGATGACATCATTAATGCCTACATCAACAATCATACGGACTCTTTCCAGTCAAATAACCTTTCTAATATCTCTTTAGAGTAG
- a CDS encoding type II secretion system F family protein yields MTIIEYKAINASNKIMTGSVPEDHFNQLESKLLDQGLRLISYRYIQRKKYKTLSYTHQQALWMSLRYYMMSGFTLVDAIKHMVQSSVDEKLQGVLHAVYQCLQQGQQFSLIMKSYIDKTDVLTISLLESAEQTGDYLEVLSDLEEYAAWQVDFKGNVQQSLRYPSIVFGAIWISIFCILYFFAPQLSSYLQNTNYTIPTITSVLIGLSQFVVHWPVIWISLPFVVGIGFKTVYRRFPNLRSVGVYIPGIRSLIFGYYYASISKVLYLQLKHGHSLVNSLKNIQEAYATDWIAPVLKKIVSKVEQGVSLTTMLKHYGWLFSKFFIQLVEVGEQTNMLGDNLKVISAYYERDTKQKIAGYIKLIEPLMLVFMGLILIVVVGGLFYPMYEQIGMANHG; encoded by the coding sequence GTGACCATTATAGAATATAAAGCCATCAATGCCTCTAATAAAATCATGACAGGTTCCGTGCCTGAAGATCATTTTAATCAGTTGGAATCTAAGCTTTTAGATCAAGGATTACGATTGATTAGTTACCGCTATATTCAGCGTAAGAAATATAAAACCCTGTCATATACCCATCAACAGGCATTATGGATGTCGTTGCGGTATTATATGATGTCAGGATTTACATTGGTTGATGCAATAAAACATATGGTGCAAAGCAGTGTGGATGAAAAGTTGCAAGGTGTTCTGCATGCTGTTTATCAATGCTTACAACAAGGTCAACAGTTTAGCTTAATTATGAAATCTTATATCGACAAGACGGATGTGTTGACGATTAGTTTGTTGGAATCAGCGGAGCAAACAGGAGATTATTTAGAAGTGTTATCTGATTTGGAAGAATATGCAGCATGGCAAGTGGACTTTAAGGGGAATGTCCAACAATCATTGCGTTATCCCAGTATTGTGTTTGGTGCCATCTGGATTTCGATTTTTTGTATCTTGTATTTTTTTGCACCCCAATTAAGTTCGTATCTGCAAAATACAAACTATACGATTCCGACAATCACGTCTGTATTAATTGGATTGAGTCAGTTTGTTGTACACTGGCCTGTGATATGGATCAGTTTACCCTTTGTTGTTGGCATAGGATTCAAAACAGTATATCGACGGTTTCCAAATTTACGATCTGTAGGTGTGTACATACCCGGAATTCGATCGCTGATTTTTGGATACTATTATGCATCTATTTCCAAAGTTTTGTATTTGCAATTAAAGCATGGACATTCATTAGTGAATAGTTTGAAAAATATCCAAGAAGCTTATGCAACAGATTGGATAGCCCCTGTATTAAAAAAAATAGTTAGTAAGGTTGAACAAGGAGTTTCATTGACCACCATGTTAAAACACTATGGCTGGTTGTTTTCAAAGTTTTTTATCCAATTGGTTGAAGTCGGAGAGCAAACCAATATGTTGGGGGATAACTTAAAAGTAATTTCTGCATATTATGAACGAGATACAAAGCAGAAAATAGCTGGGTATATCAAATTGATTGAACCCTTGATGCTGGTATTCATGGGGTTAATATTAATCGTTGTCGTGGGTGGTTTGTTTTATCCCATGTATGAACAAATCGGGATGGCTAATCACGGATAA
- a CDS encoding GspE/PulE family protein produces MIYKNDHQLLLHDLVQKGILSSDQAVVLQSEIQRGVDLSSHLQKVYGINAWEISECIADRHHYLFQRWALKDIDVSVASVVPIERLRYFLCLPIHKTESALTVVFAGSDSLELRNLLREYFPECSQQNVYCVPQSFLDQGVGLIPKDPEAIFKHLDAMDNWTHGKSAVDEISTDAVLHIILNDAYSKRASDIHFEPGVDTLRVRFRIDGVLKTYRQFSDRHWGYLASRIKVLGEMNTAESRRPQSGRFSQILNGHEVDIRAASHPTTQGESMVLRLLDKHKMVVPLESLGFCERSAHLLQKMYSMPHGLVLFTGPTGSGKTTTLYSILNQINRGDTNIMTLEDPVEYELQGIRQTSVQKDVLSFQDGIRAILRQDPDVILIGEIRDEDTAKMAFRASQTGHLVFSTLHTNDVWGVFPRLMDLGVSFESIKHTVVGIVSQRLVRKRCECFPTGCDHCDSTGLYGRAAIGEMLLVTPALRSYMQASHTIEIPSDILMSHYISLKESGDAAIGNAITTAVEVSKYCGDVK; encoded by the coding sequence ATGATATATAAAAACGATCATCAGTTGTTATTACATGATTTAGTTCAAAAGGGTATTTTATCCTCTGATCAAGCTGTCGTATTGCAATCTGAAATCCAGCGGGGCGTGGACCTGAGCTCTCATCTTCAAAAAGTATATGGGATTAATGCGTGGGAAATTTCTGAGTGTATTGCAGATCGCCATCATTACTTATTTCAAAGGTGGGCGTTAAAGGACATTGATGTTTCTGTAGCGAGCGTTGTTCCCATAGAACGCTTAAGATACTTTCTGTGTTTGCCAATTCATAAAACAGAATCTGCATTAACCGTTGTTTTTGCAGGGAGTGATTCTTTAGAGTTGCGCAATTTGTTGCGAGAGTATTTTCCCGAATGCAGTCAACAGAATGTGTATTGTGTTCCGCAATCATTTTTAGATCAAGGGGTTGGATTGATCCCTAAAGATCCGGAAGCTATTTTTAAGCACCTGGATGCCATGGATAATTGGACGCATGGAAAAAGTGCTGTTGATGAGATTTCAACTGATGCAGTGTTACACATTATTTTAAACGATGCGTACAGCAAGCGAGCATCCGACATTCATTTTGAACCTGGGGTTGATACTTTACGAGTGCGGTTTCGAATTGATGGGGTCTTAAAAACATATCGTCAATTTTCTGATCGACATTGGGGATATTTAGCATCTCGAATCAAAGTATTGGGCGAGATGAATACCGCTGAAAGTAGACGACCTCAAAGTGGCAGGTTCAGTCAAATCTTGAATGGTCATGAGGTTGATATTCGCGCGGCGTCTCATCCAACAACCCAAGGTGAATCGATGGTGTTACGATTGCTGGACAAACACAAAATGGTTGTGCCGTTGGAATCATTGGGGTTTTGCGAACGTTCAGCACATCTGTTGCAGAAAATGTATTCAATGCCCCATGGATTGGTGCTGTTCACGGGACCTACGGGTTCAGGTAAAACAACGACGTTGTACAGTATTTTGAACCAGATCAATCGAGGGGATACAAATATTATGACCCTGGAAGATCCCGTAGAATATGAACTTCAGGGGATTCGTCAGACATCGGTTCAAAAAGATGTTTTAAGTTTTCAAGATGGAATTCGTGCAATTTTACGTCAAGATCCTGACGTTATTTTAATTGGAGAAATTCGCGATGAAGATACGGCCAAAATGGCATTTCGTGCCAGTCAAACAGGACATTTAGTATTTAGTACGCTCCATACAAATGATGTGTGGGGAGTATTTCCTAGGTTAATGGATTTGGGTGTTTCGTTTGAAAGTATTAAACACACGGTGGTAGGGATTGTATCTCAACGATTAGTTCGCAAACGATGTGAGTGTTTTCCAACAGGCTGTGACCATTGCGATTCGACAGGGTTATATGGTCGAGCTGCTATAGGTGAAATGTTGCTTGTGACACCAGCGCTACGAAGCTATATGCAGGCATCTCATACCATTGAAATTCCATCGGACATTTTGATGTCTCATTACATATCTTTAAAAGAATCGGGAGATGCAGCGATTGGCAATGCCATCACTACAGCGGTCGAAGTTAGTAAGTATTGCGGGGATGTAAAGTGA
- the tnpA gene encoding IS200/IS605 family transposase, with translation MTDYSKTSHTVFYHRYHLVWITKYRKRVLSGELRLRVREVIAQVADELGVKVCNGVLSADHVHIFVEIPPHVSVSEFVKIAKGRSSRKIQQEFPNIKKEYWGRHFWGRGFFSSTSGNVTDDIINAYINNHTDSFQSNNLSNISLE, from the coding sequence ATGACAGATTATAGCAAAACCAGCCACACCGTATTTTACCATAGATATCACTTAGTATGGATCACCAAGTATCGTAAACGAGTTCTAAGTGGTGAATTAAGATTACGAGTGCGTGAGGTGATCGCACAGGTTGCTGATGAACTGGGTGTTAAGGTTTGCAATGGCGTGTTGTCAGCAGATCATGTGCATATTTTTGTAGAAATACCTCCCCACGTATCGGTCAGTGAATTTGTAAAAATAGCAAAGGGACGATCGTCAAGAAAGATTCAGCAGGAGTTTCCTAATATCAAGAAAGAATATTGGGGAAGACACTTCTGGGGGCGAGGGTTCTTTAGTTCAACGAGCGGCAATGTTACTGATGACATCATTAATGCCTACATCAACAATCATACGGACTCTTTCCAGTCAAATAACCTTTCTAATATCTCTTTAGAGTAG
- a CDS encoding DUF4153 domain-containing protein — MQILSFFKTSFLQATLRFNLAVACCACLTYCLIFRPAFLTDVPYFGILLCGASWFVVSKLFTEGLTLPKWSYYAFSTPVLIGLAYYFYLYPNSLWLMGILSLSFISLIFIAPFIGRSSDADELWSFHFDVLKHSIYASIASLILLVGITLVLFALDYLFGFNIYSDLYHDTCTVIFVLILPVLALSGIPAQFGDNTYTSAGSVLLKLLLYILIPLLLIYGIILHAYSLKIIITQELPRGKVAYLVAGFATIMLTTYILIQRWKNEHSLIRLFHRYIGWFMILPLLLMAWGLWARISVFGLTESRYFIALLWLWFVASTLVILIRSVNPALWIIGIFSSLFLISSIGPWNIQELPINHQLHKLTATLSKVRSAESSQATKQHQIIVSSILDYLNSRNRLEDVRSLYLNPNASLSSEKLTPHTVSLELGVPYIEYSERAQKRTGYPIHYKMSPNSLPINGYSYMIPNVKLSLYGTLSQSFEIKGIGSFTLRYIPTTSSFEITQQGFNSPIYKAYLPDLIQKLAAGSKDTLQLNPKLTTQTHNGITIQVIFTEFFGTTNNTPARSPSINRVTDISCIVLIQRTPKK, encoded by the coding sequence ATGCAAATATTATCATTCTTTAAGACTTCATTCCTACAAGCAACTTTACGGTTTAACTTAGCCGTAGCTTGCTGCGCGTGCTTGACTTATTGCTTAATATTTCGCCCTGCTTTTCTAACTGACGTCCCGTACTTTGGCATACTGCTGTGTGGAGCATCTTGGTTTGTGGTCAGCAAGCTATTCACCGAGGGGTTAACCTTACCTAAATGGTCTTATTACGCATTCAGCACCCCAGTGCTTATAGGGCTTGCCTATTATTTTTACCTTTATCCCAACTCACTGTGGTTGATGGGTATATTATCTTTAAGCTTTATCTCTTTGATATTTATAGCTCCTTTCATAGGACGGTCTTCGGACGCAGATGAGTTATGGAGTTTTCATTTTGATGTCCTTAAACACAGCATCTATGCAAGCATAGCTAGCCTTATTTTATTGGTCGGAATAACTCTAGTTTTGTTTGCATTAGACTATCTTTTTGGATTCAATATCTATTCAGATCTATATCATGATACCTGCACAGTTATTTTCGTGCTTATTTTGCCCGTTCTGGCGCTATCCGGTATCCCAGCCCAATTTGGGGATAATACTTATACGTCTGCAGGATCGGTTCTTTTAAAGCTGTTGTTATATATATTGATTCCCTTATTATTAATTTATGGAATCATTTTACATGCTTACAGTCTGAAAATTATAATCACTCAAGAATTGCCCCGCGGGAAAGTTGCCTACCTTGTTGCAGGCTTTGCAACCATTATGTTGACTACCTATATTTTGATACAGCGCTGGAAAAATGAACACTCACTTATTCGTTTGTTTCATCGGTATATTGGGTGGTTTATGATTTTGCCATTGCTGTTAATGGCTTGGGGACTTTGGGCACGAATATCCGTATTTGGTCTTACAGAATCTCGCTATTTTATTGCGTTATTATGGCTCTGGTTTGTTGCCAGCACTCTCGTAATACTCATCCGAAGTGTGAATCCAGCTTTATGGATCATTGGAATATTCAGCAGCTTGTTTTTAATAAGCAGTATCGGCCCTTGGAACATTCAAGAACTTCCGATTAATCATCAACTACATAAGCTTACAGCTACACTATCCAAAGTTCGCTCTGCAGAAAGTTCCCAAGCTACAAAACAACACCAGATTATTGTCAGCTCGATTTTGGATTACCTAAACAGTCGCAATCGTCTTGAAGATGTGCGCAGCTTATATCTTAATCCGAACGCTTCGCTATCCTCTGAAAAACTAACTCCACACACGGTAAGCCTTGAGCTTGGTGTACCCTATATTGAATATTCAGAGCGCGCACAGAAAAGAACCGGTTATCCTATTCACTATAAAATGTCTCCCAATAGTCTGCCGATTAACGGATATTCGTATATGATTCCGAATGTGAAACTTTCACTCTATGGAACGTTATCACAGTCATTCGAGATAAAGGGTATTGGATCATTCACCCTACGCTATATTCCAACTACATCTTCGTTTGAAATCACTCAACAAGGATTTAACTCGCCTATCTATAAAGCCTACCTGCCAGACCTTATTCAGAAATTAGCAGCTGGTTCAAAAGATACGCTTCAACTTAATCCCAAATTAACAACACAAACACATAATGGCATTACTATTCAAGTTATCTTTACAGAATTCTTCGGCACCACCAATAACACCCCTGCTCGTTCTCCATCCATAAACCGCGTAACCGATATATCTTGCATAGTGTTAATACAGCGCACGCCTAAAAAATAA